The following coding sequences lie in one Maribacter forsetii DSM 18668 genomic window:
- a CDS encoding DEAD/DEAH box helicase, with protein MKNQKEILSKLNIDALNPMQERALDVISSSNNTILLSPTGTGKTLAFLLPVLDILDHDDPEVQALILVPSRELAIQIEQVIRNMGTGFKVNAIYGGRPMSKDKIELKHTPAILIGTPGRILDHFFADRFTKDHIKTLVLDEFDKSLEVGFEEEMSEILAELPNLKKRILTSATEGVKIPKFVGMENPKRVNFLKNDKPSQLTICTVISEDKDKLKTLVQLLKYIGEEPGIIFCNYKDSIESVSDYLSQQRIQHECFSGGMEQKDRERALIKFRNGSSRILIATDLAARGIDIPELKFIIHYELPHRIEEFTHRNGRTARVNEKGTAYVLQWNKESLPEFIKKSKGINISKTNRIGDPIWETLFISGGRKDKISKGDIAGLFFKQGGLNREELGDIELKQDCAFVAVPKNKSDQLVNQLNNSRLKKKKVRITVL; from the coding sequence ATGAAAAATCAAAAAGAGATTTTATCAAAATTGAATATTGATGCGTTAAATCCGATGCAAGAGCGTGCGTTAGATGTTATCTCATCATCGAATAATACCATTTTACTTTCTCCAACCGGTACAGGAAAAACATTGGCTTTTCTTTTACCGGTTTTAGATATTTTAGACCATGACGACCCTGAAGTTCAGGCATTGATTTTGGTTCCTTCCAGAGAATTGGCCATTCAAATAGAACAGGTCATTCGTAATATGGGTACTGGTTTTAAAGTGAATGCCATTTATGGTGGCAGACCCATGTCTAAAGATAAAATTGAACTGAAACATACTCCTGCAATATTAATAGGTACTCCTGGTAGAATTCTTGACCATTTCTTTGCAGACCGTTTTACTAAAGACCATATTAAAACTTTGGTTCTTGACGAATTCGATAAATCTTTAGAAGTAGGCTTTGAAGAGGAGATGAGTGAGATTCTTGCAGAGCTTCCAAACCTTAAAAAACGTATTCTTACTTCTGCAACAGAAGGTGTTAAGATACCGAAATTTGTAGGTATGGAAAATCCGAAGCGAGTCAATTTTCTTAAAAATGATAAACCTTCACAACTTACGATCTGCACTGTTATTTCAGAAGATAAAGACAAATTAAAAACGCTTGTTCAGCTCCTAAAATACATAGGTGAAGAACCAGGCATTATTTTTTGTAATTACAAGGATAGTATTGAAAGTGTTAGCGATTATTTAAGCCAACAACGCATTCAGCATGAGTGCTTTTCTGGTGGCATGGAACAGAAAGACCGTGAGCGTGCTTTAATCAAATTCAGAAACGGCAGTAGTCGTATTTTAATTGCAACTGATTTAGCCGCAAGGGGAATTGACATACCTGAATTAAAATTCATTATTCATTACGAATTACCACATAGAATAGAAGAGTTTACGCACCGTAACGGTAGAACGGCACGTGTAAATGAAAAGGGAACTGCATATGTTTTGCAATGGAACAAAGAATCGTTACCCGAATTCATTAAGAAATCCAAAGGAATAAACATAAGTAAAACCAATAGGATAGGAGACCCTATTTGGGAGACCTTATTTATTTCTGGTGGAAGAAAAGATAAAATATCAAAAGGTGATATAGCAGGACTTTTCTTTAAACAAGGAGGATTGAACAGAGAAGAATTAGGCGATATTGAATTAAAGCAAGATTGTGCTTTTGTGGCAGTGCCAAAGAATAAATCTGACCAACTTGTAAATCAATTGAACAATTCCCGTTTAAAAAAGAAAAAAGTGCGCATTACCGTACTTTAA
- a CDS encoding SDR family NAD(P)-dependent oxidoreductase, with product MKDKQHDNETEIDLTEIESCIEILNRLVNDTNQIFEIPEERRIALIKVAGQLSRPSKQEFAKRVKDAKRNAKRKQAVRDKHARKETGIRSAREAHVFVAPKLLPAAELASKDLPELTTPRNCYVCKTEFTKLHHFYDTMCSDCGDFNYAKRFQNANVKGQVAVITGSRLKIGYHITLMLLRGGATVIATTRFPVDSALRFSKEEDFMEWGHRLKIHGLDLRHIPSVEIFCNFIEQQYDKLDILINNAAQTVRRPAGFYHHLMENEEKEISSLPKFAQMVLSDHESCLQELKGFSKQASPNQNMPVTWHGPEPGIGIRASAKLSQIPYSFDNALVAQEVFPTGELDADLQQVDLRKTNSWRLKLGEIETTEMIEVQLVNSVAPFVLCNRLAELMKKENTGQKHIINVTAMEGKFHRFFKESRHPHTNMAKAALNMLTHTAAGELAKDGIFMNAVDTGWVTDEDPAELAKKKQEVHDFQPPLDIVDGAARVMDPLFDGINTGKHWCGKFLKDYFPIDW from the coding sequence ATGAAGGATAAACAACACGATAACGAAACTGAAATCGATTTAACAGAGATTGAAAGTTGTATTGAAATTTTAAATAGATTGGTAAACGATACCAATCAGATATTTGAAATTCCAGAAGAGAGACGCATTGCTTTAATTAAAGTAGCTGGCCAATTGTCTCGCCCTAGTAAACAAGAGTTTGCGAAAAGGGTAAAAGATGCCAAAAGAAACGCTAAAAGAAAGCAAGCCGTTCGTGACAAGCATGCACGTAAAGAAACTGGTATTCGTAGTGCCCGTGAAGCTCATGTATTTGTCGCTCCTAAATTATTACCCGCTGCTGAATTGGCAAGCAAAGATTTACCAGAATTGACCACTCCACGTAATTGTTACGTTTGTAAAACAGAGTTCACTAAACTTCATCACTTTTATGATACCATGTGTAGCGATTGTGGCGATTTCAATTATGCGAAAAGATTCCAAAATGCCAATGTAAAAGGTCAAGTTGCGGTTATTACCGGATCTCGTTTAAAAATTGGTTATCATATTACATTAATGTTACTACGTGGTGGCGCAACCGTTATTGCAACAACACGTTTTCCCGTAGATTCCGCGCTTCGCTTTTCTAAGGAAGAAGATTTTATGGAATGGGGACATAGACTTAAAATTCATGGTTTGGATTTACGTCATATACCCAGTGTTGAAATATTCTGCAATTTCATTGAGCAGCAATATGATAAGCTAGATATTTTAATTAATAATGCAGCACAGACTGTACGTAGACCGGCTGGTTTTTACCACCATCTTATGGAAAATGAAGAGAAAGAAATCTCTTCACTACCTAAGTTTGCACAAATGGTATTAAGTGATCATGAAAGTTGCTTACAAGAATTAAAAGGATTTAGTAAACAAGCATCACCAAATCAAAACATGCCGGTTACTTGGCACGGACCAGAACCTGGTATTGGTATACGAGCTTCTGCAAAGCTGTCTCAGATTCCGTATAGTTTTGACAATGCATTGGTAGCCCAAGAGGTTTTTCCAACGGGTGAATTAGACGCCGATCTACAACAAGTAGATTTGCGTAAAACAAACAGCTGGCGTTTAAAATTAGGCGAGATTGAAACTACTGAAATGATTGAAGTTCAACTAGTTAATTCTGTTGCTCCGTTTGTACTTTGCAATCGCTTGGCAGAGCTGATGAAGAAAGAGAATACAGGTCAAAAGCATATTATAAACGTAACGGCGATGGAAGGTAAATTCCACCGTTTCTTTAAAGAATCTCGTCACCCACATACCAATATGGCGAAGGCTGCCTTGAACATGTTAACACATACTGCTGCTGGGGAATTAGCAAAAGACGGAATCTTCATGAATGCAGTCGATACGGGTTGGGTAACTGACGAAGACCCTGCAGAATTAGCTAAGAAGAAGCAAGAAGTACACGATTTTCAACCACCCTTAGATATTGTTGACGGTGCTGCTAGAGTAATGGATCCACTTTTTGATGGTATCAATACGGGTAAACATTGGTGTGGTAAATTTTTAAAGGATTACTTCCCAATTGATTGGTAA